The Corylus avellana chromosome ca8, CavTom2PMs-1.0 genome has a segment encoding these proteins:
- the LOC132189730 gene encoding uncharacterized protein LOC132189730 → MDAALVPYSSLDQSVSPYKQIKTPRKSARAFISKPSKNLSPTNVHGGLLLHHHPPPPLSASIFFSHSFQPHHQQQQQQPPLLPLPTPIAHQYSLPSRTRKPNNKRREQSLTPKKSKPTKREDPNKQDLAPSTRRAVSECLMVASTKPLGPDPNDLPKDVSRVFSSTAAGDKSFGKVLAIEELEMFSGTVFSLAPPPSSLPLPKFSLRPKLCCNAEAAGIDAGATDNLRRMLRLR, encoded by the coding sequence ATGGATGCAGCTCTGGTACCATATTCGTCACTAGACCAATCAGTTTCTCCCTACAAGCAAATCAAAACCCCAAGGAAAAGCGCTCGCGCTTTCATTTCTAAGCCCTCTAAAAATCTCTCCCCGACAAACGTCCATGGCGGTCTCTTGCTGCACCACCACCCTCCTCCTCCGCTCTCAGCCTCAATATTCTTCAGCCACTCATTTCAAccacatcatcaacaacaacaacaacaaccacctcttcttcctctaccAACTCCCATAGCCCACCAGTACTCTCTTCCTTCTCGAACCCGAAAGCCGAACAACAAACGCAGGGAGCAGTCCCTGACTCCAAAGAAATCAAAGCCCACAAAGAGAGAGGATCCGAATAAGCAAGACTTGGCGCCGTCGACTAGGCGAGCTGTTTCCGAGTGTTTGATGGTGGCTTCCACTAAGCCGTTAGGGCCCGACCCGAATGATCTACCCAAGGATGTTTCTCGGGTATTCTCGTCAACGGCGGCGGGGGATAAGAGTTTCGGAAAGGTCCTCGCCATAGAAGAGTTGGAGATGTTTTCGGGTACAGTATTTAGTCTGGCTCCGCCTCCGAGTAGCTTGCCGCTGCCCAAGTTTTCTCTGAGGCCAAAGCTTTGTTGCAACGCTGAGGCTGCCGGAATCGATGCCGGAGCGACAGATAATCTCCGGCGTATGTTACGTCTCCGGTGA
- the LOC132189585 gene encoding receptor protein kinase CLAVATA1-like, whose amino-acid sequence MRISFTCSFQLVHIALVFLLFSACKTNGGDLEVLLKLKSAMTGPKGSGLKDWNSSSPTAHCFFSGVSCDKDSRVVSLNVTSSPLYGFLPPEIGLLDRLVNLTISGDNLTGRLPKEIEKLTSLKILNISNNIFTGNFPGKIIVGMTELEVLDTYNNNFSGPLPTELVSLKNLRHLCLGGNYFSGPIPESYSEIQSLEFLGLNGNALMGEVPASLARLKNLKHMYLGYFNFFEGGIPPELGSLSSLQILDMASCNLHGEIPATLSQLKNLNTLFLQVNRLTGYIPPELSGLYNLKSLDLSINELTGVIPESFSELKNITLLHLFKNKLYGPVPAFIGDLPNLEVLQLWENNFTLQLPENLGRNGKLKELDVATNHLTGLIPRDLCKGGKLSMLILMENFFFGPIPEELGECKSLTKIRIMKNQLNGTIPAGIFNLPLVSQIEVNENHFAGELSFELSASKLGILTLSGNQITGKIPPGIRNFKNLQTLSLEMNSFTGEIPEEIFHLPLLSRINVSANNLSGEIPASISSCTSLTSADFSRNNLFGEIPRGISKLNDLSILNFSRNQLTGEIPSEIKFMTSLTTLDLSENNLRGTIPTVGQFLVFNDSSFAGNPNLCPPHPATCPSFVGSPGQISGRSRSDSGAWKVVIAAIAIVTALSLVLVTVYLMRKKKLQKSCAWKLTAFQRLDFKAEHVLKCLEEENIIGKGGAGIVYRGSMPDGDVAIKRLVGRGSGRNDHGFSAEIKTLGQIKHRNIVRLLGYVSNKDTNLLLYEYMPNGSLGEMLHGSKGSHLQWEMRYRIAVEAAKGLSYLHHDCSPLIIHRDVKSNNILLDSDFEAHVADFGLAKFLQDAGASECMSSIAGSYGYIAPEYAYTLKVDEKSDVYSFGVVMLELIAGRRPVGEFGDGVDIVRWVRKTTSELSQPSDAASVLAVVDPRLSGYPLTGVIHLFKIAMMCVEDESSARPTMREVVHMLTNLPQSGHSLINL is encoded by the exons atgaggATCTCTTTCACGTGTTCTTTTCAGCTTGTTCACATTGCTTTGGTTTTCCTGCTTTTCTCAGCGTGCAAGACAAACGGTGGTGATCTTGAAGTGCTGCTGAAGCTCAAGTCGGCCATGACTGGGCCCAAAGGTTCGGGCCTGAAGGACTGGAACTCTTCGTCGCCAACAGCCCATTGCTTCTTCTCCGGAGTTTCGTGCGACAAGGACTCACGGGTTGTTTCTCTCAACGTGACTTCTAGTCCTCTCTACGGTTTTCTGCCGCCGGAGATTGGGTTACTGGACAGGCTGGTGAACCTAACGATCTCCGGCGACAATCTCACGGGGAGACTTCCGAAGGAGATAGAAAAGCTCACGTCGCTCAAGATACTCAACATCTCTAACAACATCTTCACCGGCAATTTTCCTGGAAAAATCATTGTTGGAATGACAGAGCTCGAGGTTCTCGACACGTACAACAATAACTTTTCTGGGCCTCTTCCGACTGAGCTGGTGAGCTTGAAAAACCTGAGACACCTTTGTCTCGGAGGGAACTACTTTTCGGGTCCAATTCCGGAGAGTTACTCGGAGATTCAGAGCCTCGAGTTCCTTGGCTTGAACGGAAACGCACTTATGGGCGAAGTTCCGGCTAGTTTAGCTCGGTTAAAGAATCTCAAACACATGTATTTAGGGTACTTCAACTTTTTCGAAGGGGGTATTCCGCCGGAGCTGGGATCGCTAAGCTCGCTTCAAATCCTCGACATGGCAAGCTGTAACCTCCACGGCGAGATTCCCGCTACACTCAGCCAGTTGAAGAACTTGAACACGCTGTTTTTACAAGTCAACCGCCTCACTGGTTATATTCCTCCGGAGCTTTCTGGTCTATACAACTTGAAATCATTAGATCTCTCAATCAACGAACTCACCGGAGTGATACCGGAGAGCTTCTCAGAGCTCAAGAACATCACGCTACTCCACTTGTTCAAGAACAAACTGTACGGTCCAGTCCCGGCCTTCATCGGCGACCTTCCGAATCTCGAAGTGCTTCAGCTATGGGAGAACAACTTCACGCTCCAACTCCCCGAAAACTTGGGTCGCAATGGAAAGCTCAAGGAACTCGACGTGGCGACCAATCATCTCACCGGGTTGATTCCTCGCGATTTGTGCAAAGGAGGGAAATTGTCGATGCTGATCTTGATGGAGAATTTCTTCTTCGGACCAATCCCTGAAGAGCTCGGCGAATGCAAGTCGCTTACGAAGATCCGAATCATGAAGAACCAGCTCAATGGGACGATTCCGGCGGGGATTTTCAACTTGCCTTTGGTGTCGCAGATCGAGGTCAACGAGAACCACTTCGCTGGTGAGCTTTCCTTCGAACTTTCTGCGAGCAAGCTCGGAATTCTTACGCTTTCCGGCAATCAAATCACCGGGAAAATTCCTCCGGGAATtcgaaatttcaaaaatttgcagaCTCTATCGCTGGAAATGAACAGTTTTACTGGTGAGATTCCGGAGGAAATCTTTCATCTACCCTTGCTCTCGAGGATCAACGTGAGCGCCAACAATCTCAGCGGCGAAATTCCGGCTTCAATTTCGAGCTGTACCTCTTTAACCTCCGCCGATTTCAGTCGAAACAACCTGTTTGGTGAAATTCCCAGAGGGATTTCCAAGCTGAACGATCTCAGCATTCTCAATTTCTCGAGAAACCAGCTCACAGGCGAAATCCCCAGCGAAATCAAATTCATGACGAGCCTCACAACGCTGGACCTCTCGGAAAACAATCTTCGGGGAACAATTCCCACCGTCGGGCAATTCTTGGTTTTCAATGACAGCTCATTCGCTGGGAACCCCAATCTCTGTCCGCCACATCCTGCCACTTGCCCGTCTTTTGTGGGCTCTCCGGGTCAGATTTCGGGTCGGAGCCGTAGCGATTCCGGGGCTTGGAAGGTCGTAATCGCCGCGATCGCTATCGTAACGGCTCTGTCCTTGGTCCTCGTTACGGTTTACTTGATGCGAAAAAAGAAGCTCCAGAAGTCTTGCGCGTGGAAGCTCACGGCGTTCCAACGGCTCGATTTCAAGGCCGAGCACGTGTTGAAGTGTCTGGAGGAAGAGAACATAATAGGCAAAGGGGGAGCCGGGATCGTCTACCGCGGGTCCATGCCAGACGGCGACGTGGCGATCAAACGGCTGGTGGGTCGCGGTTCCGGGCGGAACGACCACGGGTTCTCGGCGGAGATCAAAACCCTGGGGCAAATCAAACACCGAAACATCGTAAGGTTGTTGGGTTACGTGTCCAACAAGGACACAAATCTTTTGTTGTACGAGTACATGCCCAACGGGAGCCTGGGGGAGATGTTACATGGATCCAAGGGATCGCATTTGCAGTGGGAAATGAGGTACAGGATCGCTGTCGAGGCTGCCAAGGGGCTCTCCTATCTTCACCATGACTGTTCGCCGCTCATCATACACAGGGACGTCAAGTCCAACAACATATTGCTGGACTCCGATTTCGAGGCTCACGTTGCTGATTTTGGGCTCGCCAAGTTCTTGCAGGACGCCGGAGCCTCCGAGTGCATGTCCTCCATTGCCGGCTCCTACGGTTACATCGCCCCAG AGTACGCTTACACGCTGAAGGTTGACGAGAAAAGCGACGTGTACAGCTTCGGAGTTGTGATGCTGGAGCTGATAGCAGGCAGGAGGCCAGTTGGGGAGTTCGGCGACGGTGTGGATATAGTGAGGTGGGTTAGGAAAACCACGTCGGAACTCTCTCAGCCGTCGGATGCAGCTTCAGTCCTGGCAGTGGTGGACCCCAGGCTCAGTGGTTACCCTCTGACTGGGGTAATACACCTGTTCAAGATAGCTATGATGTGTGTGGAGGATGAGAGCTCTGCCAGACCTACTATGAGGGAAGTTGTTCACATGCTCACGAATCTTCCTCAGTCTGGCCACAGTCTCATCAAcctctag
- the LOC132189276 gene encoding synaptotagmin-2-like, giving the protein MGFVSTILGLWGFGVGISLGLVIGYYMFIYFQPTDVKHPVIRPLVEQDSKTLQRLLPEIPPWVKNPDYDRLDWLNKFIESMWPYLDKAICKTVRTIAKPIIAEQIPKYKIDSVEFEVLSLGTLPPTFPGMKVYVTDEKELIMEPSVKWAGNPNITIAVKAFGLRATVQVVDLQVFASPRITLKPLVPTFPCFAKMCVSLMEKPHVDFGLKLLGADAMSIPGLYRFVQELIKDQVANMYLWPKALEVQIMDPQNAMKKPVGILNVKVLRAMKLKKKDLLGASDPYVKVKLTEDKLPSKKTIVKHSNLNPEWNEEFHMVVKDPQSQALELSVYDWDQVGKHEKMGMNVIPLKELAPDEPKTMTLNLLKNMDPNDVQNEKPRGQLVVEVVYKPFTEEQVPDDIEDPNEVQKAPDGTPAGGGLLVIIIHEAVDVEGKHHTNPYARLLFRGEERKTKHVKKNRDPRWEEEFTFTLEEPPTSDRIYVEVISASSRMGLLHPKETLGYVNINLSDVVSNKRINEKYHLIDSKNGRIQIELQWRTSS; this is encoded by the exons ATGGGGTTTGTGAGTACTATACTGGGTCTTTGGGGTTTTGGAGTGGGAATTTCACTTGGGCTTGTGATTGGATACTACATGTTCATCTACTTCCAGCCAACTGATGTCAAG CATCCCGTAATTCGTCCTTTGGTGGAGCAAGATTCAAAAACTTTACAACGTTTGCTTCCGGAGATACCCCCGTGGGTTAAAAATCCAGATTATGATCGT CTTGACTGGcttaacaaatttattgaaaGTATGTGGCCTTATCTGGACAAG GCAATTTGCAAGACTGTAAGAACTATAGCAAAGCCTATTATTGCTGAGCAAAttccaaaatacaaaatagatTCTGTTGAATTTGAAGTACTGAGCTTGGGCACCCTGCCACCAACTTTTCCAG GAATGAAGGTTTATGTCACTGATGAGAAGGAGTTGATAATGGAACCCTCAGTGAAGTGGGCGGGAAATCCTAACATCACTATTGCAGTTAAGGCATTTGGGTTGAGAGCCACAGTTCAG GTTGTTGATCTGCAAGTGTTTGCTTCTCCACGTATCACCCTGAAGCCTTTGGTTCCAACCTTTCCTTGTTTTGCAAAAATGTGTGTGTCTCTTATGGAGAAG CCACATGTTGACTTTGGACTGAAACTGCTCGGAGCAGATGCTATGTCCATTCCTGGCCTTTATAGGTTTGTCCAG GAGCTTATTAAAGATCAAGTTGCAAATATGTATCTATGGCCCAAAGCTCTAGAAGTACAAATAATGGATCCACAAAA CGCCATGAAAAAACCTGTGGGGATTCTCAATGTGAAGGTTCTGAGGGCAATGAAGcttaaaaagaaagatctaCTGGGGGCATCAGACCCTTACGTGAAAGTAAAGCTCACTGAGGACAAGCTTCCTTCGAAGAAAACAATTGTCAAACACAGTAACTTGAACCCTGAATGGAATGAGGAATTTCATATGGTTGTTAAGGACCCACAATCTCAAGCCCTAGAGCTAAGTGTTTATGATTGGGATCAG GTTGGCAAGCACGAGAAGATGGGTATGAATGTTATTCCATTGAAAGAGCTTGCACCTGATGAACCTAAAACAATGACTCTTAATCTACTAAAAAACATGGACCCAAATGATGTTCAAAATGAAAAGCCACGTGGGCAGCTTGTTGTGGAAGTGGTGTACAAACCTTTTACGGAAGAACAAGTACCTGATGATATTGAAGATCCAAATGAGGTACAAAAGGCTCCCGATGGAACACCTGCTGGTGGCGGTTTGCTTGTTATTATTATCCATGAAGCTGTAGATGTGGAAGGAAAGCACCACACAAATCCATATGCACGGTTACTTTTTAGAGGGGAGGAGcgaaaaacaaag CATGTGAAGAAAAACAGAGATCCAAGATGGGAAGAGGAGTTTACGTTTACTCTGGAGGAACCGCCCACCAGTGATAGGATTTATGTTGAAGTAATTAGTGCCTCCTCAAGGATGGGCCTGCTGCATCCCAAG GAAACTCTGGGATACGTGAATATAAATCTCTCTGATGTTGTTAGCAACAAAAGAATCAATGAGAAGTACCATTTGATTGACTCGAAGAACGGACGGATTCAAATCGAGCTGCAATGGCGAACTTCATCTTGA
- the LOC132191057 gene encoding receptor protein kinase CLAVATA1-like translates to MRNFCICILLQVYLIFFIFPACSSAYGNELEVLLKLKSAMTGPKGSGLEDWKDSSSPTAHCSFSGVSCDDDSRVVSLNVSYTPLYGFLPPDIGLLDRLVNLTISGDNLTGRLPMEMANLTSLKVFNISNNLFNGKFPGEIIVGMTELEVLDTYNNNFSGPLTTELVSLKNLRHLCLGGNYFSGPIPESYSEIQSLEFLGLNGNALTGKVPASLARLKNLKKMYLGYYNSFEGGIPPELGSLSSLQILDMASCNLHGEIPTSLGLLKNLDTLFLQVNRLTGHIPPELSGLVNLRGLDLSINELVGEIPESFSRLTNISLIHLFKNSLHGPIPSFIGDLPNLKVLQLWENNFTFELPVNLGRNGKLRELDVATNQLTGPIPRDLCKGGKLSTLILMENLFTGSIPEQLGDCKSLTKIRIRKNLLNGTIPAGILNLPLVYMIEVNDNNFSGELPSEISADALEILTLYNNSITGKIPPALGNLKNLQTLSLEMNRFSGELPSESFDLPKLSTINISANNLSGEIPSSIARCTSLSSIDFSRNNLSGEIPKEIAKLRILSTLNLSHNSLTDHIPYEMCGLTSLFTLDLSYNNLAGKVPSCVQFLIFHDSSFAGNPNLCSPSQVSCPPLLSPVQESGQARGKFFSPVLIVAIAPFVTALLLVPPRC, encoded by the coding sequence atgagAAATTTTTGCATTTGTATCCTCCTCCAAGTctatttaattttcttcatttttccaGCTTGCTCTTCTGCGTACGGTAATGAGCTTGAAGTTCTGTTGAAGCTCAAGTCGGCCATGACTGGGCCCAAAGGCTCGGGCCTAGAGGATTGGAAGGACTCTTCGTCTCCAACGGCTCATTGCTCCTTCTCCGGAGTTTCATGTGACGACGACTCACGGGTTGTTTCTCTCAACGTGTCTTATACTCCTCTTTACGGTTTTCTGCCGCCGGATATTGGGTTACTGGACAGGCTGGTGAACCTAACGATCTCCGGCGACAATCTCACGGGGAGACTCCCGATGGAGATGGCAAACCTCACGTCGCTCAAGGTCTTCAACATCTCTAACAACCTCTTCAACGGCAAATTTCCCGGAGAAATCATTGTTGGAATGACAGAGCTCGAGGTTCTCGACACGTACAACAATAACTTTTCTGGGCCTCTTACGACTGAGCTGGTGAGCTTGAAAAACCTGAGACACCTTTGTCTCGGAGGGAACTACTTTTCGGGTCCAATTCCGGAGAGTTACTCGGAGATTCAGAGCCTCGAGTTCTTGGGTTTGAACGGAAACGCACTCACGGGCAAAGTTCCGGCTAGTTTAGCTCGGTTAAAGAATCTCAAAAAAATGTACTTGGGGTACTACAACTCTTTCGAAGGGGGTATTCCACCGGAGCTGGGATCGCTCAGCTCGCTTCAAATCCTCGACATGGCAAGTTGTAACCTCCACGGCGAGATTCCCACGAGCCTCGGCCTTTTGAAGAACTTGGACACGTTGTTTCTACAAGTCAACCGCCTCACAGGTCATATACCTCCTGAACTTTCTGGTTTGGTCAACTTGAGAGGGCTGGATCTTTCCATCAACGAACTCGTTGGAGAAATCCCAGAAAGTTTCTCAAGGCTAACAAATATTAGCCTAATTCATCTGTTTAAGAATAGCCTTCACGGTCCAATCCCTTCGTTTATCGGAGACCTTCCGAATCTTAAAGTGCTTCAGTTATGGGAGAACAACTTCACCTTTGAACTTCCGGTGAACCTAGGCCGGAATGGAAAACTCCGAGAACTTGACGTTGCTACGAACCAACTCACCGGCCCGATTCCTCGAGATTTATGTAAAGGAGGGAAGTTGTCTACGTTGATTTTGATGGAAAACTTGTTTACTGGCTCAATTCCTGAGCAGCTCGGTGACTGCAAGTCCTTAACGAAAATCCGAATCAGGAAGAACTTACTCAACGGGACGATCCCGGCTGGGATTCTTAACTTGCCTTTGGTTTACATGATCGAGGTCAACGACAACAACTTCTCCGGCGAGCTTCCATCCGAAATCTCAGCTGACGCACTTGAAATTCTCACGCTTTACAACAATAGCATCACCGGAAAAATCCCTCCGGCGCTTGGAAATCTCAAAAACCTACAAACTTTGTCCCTGGAAATGAATAGATTTTCGGGTGAGCTCCCTAGTGAAAGCTTCGATTTACCGAAGTTGTCAACCATTAACATCAGCGCCAACAACCTTAGCGGTGAGATCCCATCTTCGATAGCTCGCTGTACTTCTCTTTCCTCCATCGATTTCAGCCGAAACAATCTCTCCGGGGAAATCCCAAAAGAGATCGCTAAGTTGAGAATTCTCAGCACTCTTAATCTTTCTCATAACAGCCTCACTGACCATATACCATACGAAATGTGCGGGTTGACAAGCCTCTTTACCTTGGACCTGTCCTATAATAATTTAGCGGGAAAAGTTCCAAGTTGTGTACAGTTTCTCATTTTCCATGACAGTTCATTCGCTGGAAACCCAAATCTCTGTTCCCCAAGCCAGGTCTCTTGCCCACCTTTGCTCAGTCCGGTTCAAGAATCGGGTCAAGCCAGGGGGAAGTTTTTCTCTCCGGTGCTCATTGTGGCTATTGCACCGTTCGTCACTGCTCTATTACTGGTACCACCTCGATGCTAA